The Bombus pascuorum chromosome 11, iyBomPasc1.1, whole genome shotgun sequence genome includes the window TGGAATCCCATGTAAGGAGAGTTTACTGGGGCGTAATCGCTTCTGTGAGACCATGGCTCCTCTTGACCGTATCCTGatgaaaataacaaagaaaattgtatagaCACTGAGATATTTcatagtaatttaaaataatttaatcaatttccccatattttatatacttggagatactttgaaatattgtataataattcgGAATAATTTAAAGCGATTTTTGACTCTCCCCAATAAATAATTCgttcaaatagaaaatttcggAGCGACTGAAATTTCGTCTCGGTAGAAAAGTTCAAAGTGGCGATAACGCGACTATTGCTCGACAAGAAGAACTTATGCTTATGGAAGAACGATCGTCATACTCGAGTAACgctcaaatttttatttcatcccAAGAAACACGTgcaattattgaaattactaCTATCAATGAGCCATCGGAATGCATTCTATACGACAATTCCACGTTTAGGAATCATCGAGTGTTATATAACTGTAGTTGATtgacagagagagaaatattGTGTCATCGAGCATTGGCTGAACGTATATTGACGATACGTCGATCGTCTCAGTTATCCTGTCTCTTATAATCGCTTCTTACAACCGATGTAATTTTCATCGCTTTGAATTAAGGAAGCGTgacacaaaaaatataatcgtgTTCATTTACCTGTTGGATAATCGACGGGTGCATCAGCGGCCGTACCCCACATGTGATAAGGGTAACCCTGGTAATGTGAATTCGCGAGTTTGCAAATCTTGAGACGCGCCAATAACGAGGGAACGATGATGGAAGCTAGCACTAGTAGCTTCTTGATGAAATGAACACTGAGGAAAATGGGTAGAAGCAACAGTTTCACTTTCAGTAGGTTTAATAGGATTAGAAGAGGAACGATTATGGAGGATTTCTTCTTCAGAAGTCTCCAGTTATCTAGATAAAACGATTAATATCATCGATATGAAAATTGATAAAGAATTTATTCGCGAGCcagtatttcaaaaatatttcggaTATTCGCTAATGCAACTAACTGCAATGCTGGTGAAACGTCGAGATACACGTTTCTCAAAAACGCGGTTTACATTCGAGAGACTCGGTTCTGAAAATTAAGGATATAATTACCAGCAGGGTATTTTCTGCTCTTCATTTCAATGAGTTCATCCTCGTCCATGATCATAGGCGCGCTACCAAAACTCCTACCAGTGGCAGAGTTGTCGACCGTGTAAACCAAAGCTCGTTTCGTCAACAGATCCTCCAAGCAGTCCCTGACGAAGTTCAAGGCCTCGACCGCATCGGTTTTGAACACACGTGACTGTGGTAACTTTGGGAGTATCGGTTGTCCAGATATGGATGGGATTCTCACAATACGCAGGGAACCATAGCTGTATTcctaataaaaatgaaaataattaattataattttatcggatcgtttacaattttatcgtgGTTCTACATCGTCCGATGTTACGAGATGCGAAAATCTGTGTTTGAAATTAACTGTACATATAGGCCACGACTGTACGATTCGATCACCGACAgcgttaattaaaaagtaaaagttgACGAAAGTAACGTGGGTACAACGTGTATGTGGATACTCTCGCTGTTGCACGAACACGAATGATAATAATGGTTTGCGGCGAAATCGTTGCGGATTTCAATCAGTTACACGCTACTTCCACTAATTTTCCTCGAAAAGTGTCTTTACCCGTACAACAAAGCACCTTGTGGAAaagattgtttcatttttacgaCAAGTTTCGAAATAACGAGTACAATGCTGCTTAACATCGCGGACTTGTATTTGGAGCTATGTAGTGCGTGACATTTCTTACAAGCTAATCGTATGTTCAAATTTCTATCCATTTGTAATCTGGTAAGATACttaacaaaataaagatcGCTGTATCACTGTCATACCTTCTCCCTCACAATGTCATGAAGCCACCTGGCAACTTTGTATTTCCCGCAAGTGATTATATCTTTGCGCAGGCTGCAGTCTACTCGAGATCTCTCGACAAACGTGTTGGTTGAATTATCAAGCGCCGATACAGAGGCGTGCTtcgaaaaacaataaaaagtcACTAAGAAAACGTAGCTAATTCTCTCGAACCAGCCCAACTTCCAATCGTCTTGTATACACTTCATGATTCTGCGAATGAAAATCCAAAACAAAACAATGATCGTCAACGCAGCGATCCTCTCTATCCCGAACTTATACAGGAATTTTTTCGATGaacttttatttccataattgTATTCACGGGACGAAGAAATAGATGAATGGAGGTACGTGAGCACCACGCCTCGTTTACGCAGACGAGATGACAAGATTAAGTCCACAAGCTCTCTGACGATAGTTACGAGGTGTCCTGACCATTTATATGTAGTACATTTAGGTCGGTGGGGGTACCGGTCCATGGCTTAGATAATCCTGCACAGAGACTTGATTCTTCGCGTTGTAATGTTTGAAAAGGCAATGGCGAACCCGGCGAACGGTGCTCATAATAAAACTGATTATCACAATTGATCagaaacgtaattaaaacGTAGAGTAATTTCAGCAAATTCTCCGATAATTAGTCATTATAGTACCAGTAAACGACTTCGTTCGTAGTTGCAGAGATATTCGCCAAAGTTTGAATCTCAAGCAAAGTTGCATCTACGAATCTTTGACTGATACTGATTCGATCTAACTAATTAGCGTTATATATAGCAATCATAGCAGACATTTGCATCCCACGACTTCTGCAACTTCTTCTCGATGTAACCTACTGCTTCGGTTTAAAGCATCCATCATGTGACGAGAAAGGAGATACACTGTTGCACATGGTTGGGTGTTCCCGACCAGCCTCTTTCCGAGACCGGTTAGTACCCTTCGTCGTTGAAGCAGAGGTTTTGTTAAACGTTTTCAGCCGAACTACGATTGAGCACACGTATCTTTGAAAGACAGGATTAATGAAGtgggaaaattgaaataaaatgcgCACAGGAACATTGAACGTTAGACTTGGCGACTAAAAATGTTAATCTTATCcgaaagaaataagaatgaaataattccTATGACTTCGTATATACTTCACAAAAAATAACTGAAATCAGCAAAGATACATTTTTGCAAATCTACAAGCTTTCTGTGACAAATGACAAGTTGAAggacaagaaaataaaaaaaatttacctTCGAtggtaaaaaagaataaattgcAACATTTATCACGATGTTTGACGATCTGCAAGGAGAGCAGGCAGAGGTTTTGCCTACTTTCTCGTTGCTTTTTGATACTTACTTCTGATTATCTAACTGGTCGTAATGAGTGACATAGTTTTCTTAACTGTCAGTAACATTCTCGAAAAGTCGTCTCAATTTTATGACGAACGAATTGTCCAAACAAGAACTACGAGATCCAGTAAACAAGAAGAAAGCAAACAGGCGAAAATGGTGCTAGTAACTCTAGTTTTGGTATCATACTC containing:
- the LOC132911860 gene encoding uncharacterized protein LOC132911860 → MKCIQDDWKLGWFERISYVFLVTFYCFSKHASVSALDNSTNTFVERSRVDCSLRKDIITCGKYKVARWLHDIVREKEYSYGSLRIVRIPSISGQPILPKLPQSRVFKTDAVEALNFVRDCLEDLLTKRALVYTVDNSATGRSFGSAPMIMDEDELIEMKSRKYPADNWRLLKKKSSIIVPLLILLNLLKVKLLLLPIFLSVHFIKKLLVLASIIVPSLLARLKICKLANSHYQGYPYHMWGTAADAPVDYPTGYGQEEPWSHRSDYAPVNSPYMGFQGYRNPYG